A section of the Telopea speciosissima isolate NSW1024214 ecotype Mountain lineage chromosome 3, Tspe_v1, whole genome shotgun sequence genome encodes:
- the LOC122653587 gene encoding ribonuclease TUDOR 1-like, whose amino-acid sequence MASTAGATSWLRGRVKAVPSGDCLVIMGSSKAEFPPEKTITLASIVAPRLARRGGVDEPFAWDSREYLRKLCIGKDVTFKVDYTVPSIGREFGSVFFGDKNVALLVVSEGWAKVREQGQQKGEASPFLAELQRLEEQAKQQGMGRWSKVPGASEASIRNLPPSAIGDPSNLDARGLLDANKGRPMQGIVEQVRDGSTVRVYLLPDFQFVQVFVAGIQSPSMGRRAVVETVVDSEVTSDEPNGEASAEPRPPLTSAQRLVASAAATSSTEVAPDPFGREAKHFTEIRVLNRDVRIVLEGADKFSNLIGSVYYPDGDSAKDLALELVENGLAKYVEWSAHMMEEDAKRRLKSAELQAKKDHLRIWTNFVPPPSNSKAIHDQNFTGKVVEVVSGDCIIVADDSVPYGSPLAERRVNLSSIRSPKMGNPRRDEKPAAYAREAREFLRTRLIGRQVNVSMEYSRKVSMADGSLPTTSSADSRVMDFGSVFLVSSSKGDADDTVSASPPAGSQPVGINVAELVVGRGFGTVIRHRDFEERSNYYDALLAAEARANAGKKGIHSAKDSPVMHITDLTMASVKKAKDFLPFLQRSKRLPAIVDYVLSGHRFKLLIPKETCSIALSFSGVRCPGRDEPYSDEAISLMRRKILQRDVEIEVEMVDRTGTFLGSLWEGKTNMAVPLLEAGLARLQTAFGTDRIPDAYLLEQAEQSAKRQRLKIWENYVEGQEVANGSTAESKQKEVLKVNVTEVLGGGKFYVQTVEDQRVASIQQQLASLNIQEAPVVGAFNPKKGDIVLAQFTMDNSWNRAMIVNAPRGAVGSQKDLFEVFYIDYGNQEEIPYSRLRPLDPSVSSGPGLAQLCSLAYIKIPSLDEDFGQEAAEYLSQCILDNSRELKAMVEEKDTSGGKVKGQGTGTILYVTLVDVEASSSINAAMLQEGLARLERRKRWDTRERQQALDNLEEFQAKAKRERLKMWQYGDIQSDDEDSAPPVRKAAGRR is encoded by the exons ATGGCTTCAACAGCTGGAGCAACATCATGGCTGAGAGGAAGAGTGAAGGCTGTTCCTTCCGGAGATTGTTTGGTGATCATGGGGAGCTCGAAGGCAGAATTTCCACCAGAGAAGACAATCACATTGGCTTCTATCGTTGCCCCAAGACTA GCTCGTAGAGGTGGTGTTGATGAGCCCTTTGCATGGGATAGCAGAGAATATTTAAGGAAGCTCTGCATAGGAAAG GATGTCACCTTCAAGGTAGATTACACTGTTCCATCCATAGGACGAGAATTTGGATCTGTTTTCTTTGGTGATAAAAATGTTGCGTTGCTAGTTGTTTCTGAAGGCTGGGCAAag GTTAGAGAGCAAGGCCAACAGAAAGGAGAAGCAAGTCCATTCCTGGCGGAACTGCAGCGTCTTGAAGAGCAAGCTAAGCAGCAAGGGATGGGTCGTTGGAGCAAG GTACCTGGTGCTTCAGAGGCATCCATCCGGAACTTACCTCCCTCTGCAATCGGAGACCCCAGTAATTTAGATGCAAGGGGGCTCTTGGATGCAAATAAGGGAAGGCCAATGCAAGGCATTGTCGAGCAGGTTCGTGATGGAAGTACTGTTCGTGTCTACTTGCTGCCAGACTTTCAGTTTGTTCAAGTTTTTGTTGCAGGAATACAG TCCCCATCTATGGGAAGAAGGGCTGTGGTAGAAACAGTTGTCGACTCTGAAGTAACCTCTGATGAACCTAATGGAGAGGCTTCTGCTGAACCTCGACCACCATTAACATCAGCACAGAGGCTTGTAGCCTCTGCCGCTGCCACATCATCTACTGAAGTTGCTCCAGATCCATTTGGAAGGGAAGCCAAACATTTCACGGAGATACGTGTTTTAAATAGAGAT GTCCGAATTGTTCTGGAAGGTGCAGACAAATTCAGCAACCTTATTGGATCAGTATATTATCCTGATGGTGATTCAGCAAAGGATCTAGCATTGGAGCTTGTAGAAAAT GGTTTGGCTAAATATGTGGAGTGGAGTGCCCATATGATGGAGGAAGATGCAAAACGACGACTAAAATCTGCTGAACTTCAAGCAAAGAAGGACCATTTGAGGATCTGGACAAACTTCGTACCTCCTCCTTCAAATTCTAAAGCAATTCATGACCAGAATTTCACTGGAAAA GTGGTGGAGGTTGTAAGTGGTGACTGCATCATTGTTGCTGATGACTCTGTCCCTTATGGTAGCCCATTAGCAGAGCGACGAGTCAATCTTTCAAGCATCAGGTCTCCCAAAATGGGCAATCCTCGTAGAGATGAAAAACCTGCTGCCTATGCCCGGGAAGCGAGGGAGTTCCTGCGCACACGTCTTATTGGCCGTCAG GTTAATGTTTCAATGGAATATTCCAGAAAGGTCAGCATGGCTGATGGATCTTTGCCAACAACCAGTTCAGCTGATTCTAGGGTCATGGACTTCGGATCAGTGTTCCTGGTGTCTTCTTCCAAGGGTGATGCTGATGACACAGTATCTGCTTCCCCTCCAGCAGGAAGTCAGCCAGTAGGGATAAATGTTGCTGAGCTGGTAGTTGGCCGTGGCTTTGGAACAGTTATCAGACACCGAGATTTTGAGGAAAGATCAAACTACTATGATGCCCTTCTTGCTGCTGAAGCACGCGCAAATGCTGGAAAGAAAGGGATACATTCTGCCAAGGATTCTCCCGTGATGCACATAACGGACCTGACAATG GCATCTGTAAAGAAAGCCAAAGATTTCTTGCCATTTTTGCAACGAAGCAAGAGGCTGCCTGCCATCGTGGACTATGTCCTCAGTGGTCATCGGTTTAAATTGCTAATTCCCAAGGAAACCTGCAGCATTGCCCTCTCGTTTTCTGGTGTTAGATGCCCAGGTCGGGATGAGCCTTACTCAGATGAAGCAATTTCTCTAATGAGAAGGAAAATACTGCAAAGAGATGTTGAG ATTGAAGTAGAAATGGTTGATAGAACTGGAACTTTCTTAGGATCCTTGTGGGAAGGGAAGACCAACATGGCTGTGCCACTTCTAGAAGCTGGTCTGGCGAGGCTCCAAACTGCCTTTGGCACTGATCGGATTCCAGATGCTTACCTTCTTGAGCAGGCTGAGCAGTCTGCAAAACGACAGAGATTGAAA ATATGGGAGAACTATGTAGAAGGACAAGAAGTTGCTAATGGCTCAACTGCAGAAAGCAAACAGAAGGAAGTACTAAAG GTGAATGTTACAGAAGTTTTGGGTGGTGGTAAGTTCTATGTCCAAACGGTTGAAGATCAGAGAGTGGCTTCTATCCAGCAGCAACTTGCGTCTTTGAATATTCAAGAAGCTCCTGTTGTTGGTGCTTTTAATCCTAAAAAGGGAGATATTGTCCTTGCTCAGTTTACCATGGACAATTCCTGGAACCGAGCAATG ATTGTAAATGCACCACGAGGAGCTGTTGGATCCCAAAAAGACTTGTTTGAAGTCTTCTACATTGACTATGGGAACCAAGAAGAAATTCCATACAGTCGGTTACGGCCTCTTGATCCTTCTGTCTCATCTGGACCTGGTCTTGCTCAATTATGCAGCCTTGCATATATAAAGATCCCAAGCTTGGACGAGGATTTTGGTCAAGAAGCAGCCGAGTATCTTAGCCAATGCATTCTAGACAATTCCAGGGAGCTCAAGGCAATGGTTGAGGAGAAGGATACCTCAGGAGGAAAAGTGAAAGGACAGGGGACAGGAACAATTCTTTATGTAACTCTGGTGGATGTTGAAGCTAGTTCAAGTATAAATGCTGCCATGCTACAG GAAGGACTTGCGAGAttagaaaggaggaagagatgGGATACTAGAGAAAGACAGCAGGCCTTGGACAATCTGGAAGAATTCCAGGCAAAAGCCAAGCGGGAGAGGCTGAAAATGTGGCAGTATGGAGACATACAGTCAGATGATGAGGATTCTGCACCACCTGTCAGGAAAGCAGCTGGCCGCCGATAA
- the LOC122653588 gene encoding calnexin homolog has protein sequence MEGKRLSLQFILLLIASVASLLRASDVLFYESFDETYEGRWIVSEKDDYTGVWKHAKSEGHDDYGILVSDNARKYAIVKELDEPVDLKDGTVVLQFENRLQNGLECGGAYLKYLRSQDAGWKPKEFDNESPYSIMFGPDKCGSTNKVHFILKHKNPKSQEYIEHHLKYPPSVPSDKLTHVYTAILKPDNELRILIDGEEKKKANFLSAEDFEPPLIPAMTIPDPDDKKPEDWDERAKIPDPNAVKPDDWDEDAPMEIEDEDAVKPEGWLDDEPEEIDDPEATKPEDWDDEEDGEWEAPKIDNPKCEAAPGCGEWKRPTKRNPAYKGKWHAPLIDNPNYKGIWKPQEIPNPAYFELDKPDFEPIAAIGIEIWTMQDGILFDNFLITSDEKVAETYREKTWKPKFDVEKEKQKAEEAAAGLSDGLSGFQKKVFDLLYKVADIPFLDAYKLKIFDLIEKGETQPNLTMGILVSIVVVILTVFFRLLFGRKKPAAKVVSNVTKSTGPAETMGNEGSSGERVVENEEEDTAAPRRRATRRET, from the exons ATGGAAGGCAAAAGGCTTTCTCTGCAATTTATTTTGCTTTTGATCGCTTCCGTTGCTTCTCTGCTTCGCGCTTCGGACGTG CTGTTCTATGAGTCGTTCGACGAAACGTACGAGGGCCGGTGGATCGTTTCTGAGAAAGATGATTACACAG GTGTATGGAAGCATGCAAAGAGTGAAGGTCATGATGATTATGGGATTCTTGTGAGTGATAACGCAAGAAAGTATGCGATAGTCAAAGAGCTTGACGAACCTGTTGACCTCAAGGATGGCACTGTTGTCCTGCAATTTGAGAATCGCCTTCAGAATGGGCTTGAATGTGGAGGTGCATACTTGAAGTACCTCCGATCCCAGGATGCTGGATGGAAACCCAAGGAATTTGACAATGAATCTCCCTATTCTATCATGTTTGGCCCCGACAAGTGTGGGTCCACTAACAAGGTGCATTTTATTCTCAAGCACAAGAACCCCAAGAGTCAGGAGTACATTGAACACCATCTAAAATATCCTCCTTCAGTCCCCTCTGATAAACTCACCCATGTGTACACTGCCATTCTGAAACCTGATAATGAATTGCGAATTCTGATTGAtggggaggagaagaagaaggctaaTTTCCTGTCAGCTGAAGATTTTGAACCACCACTCATCCCTGCCATGACTATTCCTGACCCTGATGATAAAAAACCTGAGGACTGGGATGAGAGGGCCAAGATCCCTGATCCAAATGCTGTGAAGCCAGATGACTGGGATGAGGATGCACCTATGGAAATTGAAGATGAGGATGCTGTGAAGCCAGAAGGATGGCTGGATGATGAGCCTGAGGAGATTGATGATCCGGAAGCTACAAAACCTGAAGATTGGGATGATGAAGAGGATGGTGAGTGGGAGGCACCTAAGATTGATAACCCAAAGTGTGAGGCAGCGCCTGGTTGTGGTGAGTGGAAAAGACCAACGAAAAGGAATCCTGCATATAAAGGAAAATGGCATGCTCCACTCATTGACAACCCGAACTACAAGGGTATTTGGAAGCCACAAGAGATCCCGAACCCTGCTTACTTTGAGCTTGACAAACCTGATTTTGAGCCTATTGCTGCCATTGGCATTGAGATTTGGACAATGCAAGATGGGATTTTGTTTGACAATTTCTTGATTACCAGCGACGAGAAGGTTGCAGAGACATATAGGGAGAAGACATGGAAGCCAAAGTTTGATGTTGAGAAAGAGAAGCAGAAGGCTGAGGAAGCAGCTGCAGGTCTTTCAGATGGGCTTTCAGGCTTTCAG AAGAAGGTTTTTGACCTCCTTTATAAAGTAGCTGACATTCCTTTCTTGGATGCATACAAGCTTAAAATCTTT GATCTCATCGAGAAGGGAGAGACACAACCAAACCTTACAATGGGAATCCTTGTCTCCATCGTGGTGGTTATATTGACTGTTTTCTTCAGGCTCCTCTTTGGCAGGAAGAAACCAGCT GCTAAGGTGGTCAGTAATGTGACCAAAAGCACTGGGCCTGCAGAAACTATGGGTAACGAAGGAAGCAGTGGGGAAAGGGTAGTAGAGAACGAGGAAGAAGATACTGCTGCTCCTCGCAGGAGAGCTACCAGGCGGGAAACATAA